The genomic stretch CTGGCAGGAAGGGGCAACGGAGCAGGCAGGGCTTGGGGGGAGGGAAGTCGGCGCCTCTGCTTCCCGCATGGCCTGGGGGCAGGAGATCTGTGAATCTAACTTCAGTCTGACTACCAAGCAGTGGAGCCTAGCAGCATTAATTGATGAATCCGCTGCTTGATAAAACTGAAAAGTGGGTCATTGGTTCAGTTCGGCAGGGTCCATCTTCTGGGAAGCAGTATAATTTTAGGATCACCATGCAGAGAAGCAGAGAATCAAAGAAAAGGGTTAGTCTTCCATTTCTGCACTTGTTCCcttcctccccacacccccactgGACGTGGCGGCTTTGAAGGCTGGCCACGGCTCCAGCTCCCCATCAGCATCTGAGAGATCCTGGGCATCAGGCGTCCAGTGAGCACGTTGGACAGGCCTCCTCACGGCAGCTCACTGCTGCTCTCCCATTGCAGGATTTAAAATCCACATTCTGGAGGAACTGGAAACACCGTCATCTGTAGCCACACATTCAGTAACTTCatcattattcatatttttaaaaagtctgtgccAGGGATTAGGCAGCAGATCCATAAGTAAACATTTCCTTCTTGGGGCTCCGATTCAGGAATTCAATCTTGCAGCTCTTCCGTAATCTTAGGAACAAGCCCTGCAGCCTCCCTCCGTGTCCTATGCTGCAGCCACGCGGCATGAAGGCCCCGTAAAGCCTTTGCGGCTAAAGCTCGGCCTTACTGTCCCTGCTGGCTTATTCATGGGTGGTCGTAACCAGAAGACTCTTGGAAGTCACTGAATAATGTCAGATGGGGGCATTTATCATTCACGGGCTGGAGCTAGAGGTCAGCAGCCCAGTTGTCAGGAAGGCACCAGACTGGCAGTCCTGAGAGTAAGGCCCTGCTTTGGGCTCTGCCGTGAGTCACCCTGTGGCCTTGAGCAAATCCGTTAACTCAATTTCCCATCTATAATCTAAAGGCATTGAACTAGATGATGTTGAAAGCACTCTTTTcaggttaaaaaacagaaacaaaaacaaaaactatgagTCATTCTCTTCAAACAAATCAAACAAGGGTTTCATTTTCTGAAGTGGGTTTGTCAGCGAAAGTTGAAATACCTAAATCCTTCCGGTCTAATAAAAGGGCCAGCAAGTGGCTTCAGTGAGTTTACAGAAAAGCAATTTCAGCAGAAAGCACTTCATGAAGGGAAGAAAGTTTAAATCACTTCACCTAGCCTGTATTCTGTGAGCTCTGTTTTTACCATGTGCTCACCATGGAAACAGATCTTCTCTCAGAGTTCTAAgaaatctgattttctttttctgtcttgtttatcTTTGTATGTTGATGCTCATGTTTCTGGAAGTTTTTATGGGGGAGTTTATACCAATGAGCTGAATATAAAACAGCTGAACTTGTCAGAAAATCTTCATATGTTTATATCTTTAAATTTCACCAAGATTATGAACTGTCTTATCATGATATGTGATTTCCCTGCGGATCCTAAAGAAAATGTGCTGCACAGTCAGCATTTTCCAGTGGAAAAGGCACTGGATAGGGATTAGAAAAGATTCATCTGAGAGTGACCTATTTGTGGTACTCatctctactttctgtttctatgaccaCGGCAGACATCATTAATCAAACATGGCTCTTCTTCCTACAGAGTTTACACACAGACTTCACACAGCATTTGAGGCAGCCATTGCCAGTTGATCAAGGATTAAGTGTCATTGGAGAAGCAATTTACCGTTTGGTCTTAGATTCTTGTTATAAGTCAAAATTACACAGTGATTAAAGGCTGATCACTTAAACCTTCTGGACTTCCTTTATCTTGTCTATAAAAACAATGTATTATCACCTGCCTTGCCTACTCCACAGGACTGTTTTTAAGCATGAAAACATATTCCATGAAGTATGACTTGCCATTGAAAAGTCAAACAAGGGATGAAATCACTATCTGTAGATTAATTGATCCAAACTTCAGGCCAGCATCATTAGGTCCTACTATAATTAGGTTAGGGGTGGTTATGACAGATGCCAAACTGTTGAGCTCAGAATGCACTGTAAACTAGGCTCTCCAAGGGCCATGATCCGAGGATGTCTGCCCCACACACCCACAAAGCCAGGAGGAACCTATAGTCCCGGCCCGAAGTGTCCTCCATCTCTCGCCACACATCTGGGGTACTTGGGAGAGCTGACTTGTGAGATGACAAGGCCTTACTGATAATTCCAGCAATCGATGCTGCTGTCTTAGTGTTCATGGGGTGCTGAGCTAAGCCTTCACAGGTATTGTCTTATTGAACCTTGAATCCATAATCTTAGGAAGAATGGGCACTGTGTTCTTATTTTCCAGATGTGGGAATAACTTGCCCAGAGACACACAGCCAGTGAGAGACAGAGCCTGTCTCCAGCCTCAGGCtatctggctccaaagcctgGACTTTTAACCACTCCTTGTCCTTCGTGGACCCCAGAAACTATAAGGATGACTGatctaaatattaaaacaaatcagAAAGTGAAGCAGCTCAAGGAAGTTTTTGACTTAAAGTGGAAACATAGACACAAATCCGCAAATATTTTCAACCCTGCTCTTCTTGAAGCTGTTTCCAGCTACGACCAGTGCCCTCCCCAACATCTGTCTACAAGCGGGCTTCTTTAGGGAGACATTCATTTTAACCATGTTGTCGTCCTCACTTACAGAGGGAAAGTAACAAACTGAATTGGAAAAATATTACCCATGTGACTTATGGCTAAAATCCATTTTCTAATACATGGAAGTTGCGTGACAACCTTCTGGGGAAGCAGATCCCTAGAGACCTACTTAGAGGAGTGATGTGCTGGGAAAAGCCAGACGAGCTTCTGGAGTTGCTGAGTGAGGTTCATTAGTGAGAAAGATTTGCATCACTCACGGAACACCCAGCTCTGGCAGATGGGTACCGTGTGCTGAAACCAGTCAGTTTCTAAAAATCAGCTCTACACTTTCTTTCGGAGTTGGTTACAGGCAAAGATTGCAGACTGTGCATTCTGGGCAGGCTGGGAGGTGGTCGAGGTTGGAGCGAGCAACAGCCTGTCTTGCCTACTCCACAGGACTGGTTTCAAGGATGAGTGCATGAAACACAGTGTGTTTGGGGGTCCTTCCTCTGATCGGGGCTGGGGgtcaggaaggaggggaggggatgccAGTTTGCTCCACTCCTTCAACTGACCGTGGGTTGCGATCTTGCACAAGGAGCAGAGATCTTCAACAATTCACACTATCATTGTTAGACTTTTTGATTGTTAGTTTTTCCCTAATAGTGAATTTTTATAACAGCTCTTTTATTTTCCCTTACTTACCTTTGCATAGAAAATACTTTTGCAAGAGTGCATGCTAAAATGGTATGTCCGGTCCATCCCAGTGAGATAATGCTTTGAGGGCGCTGTGGACAATCTCATAGACAGTAGGTTCTCCTTAAATGGGAGCTGCTCACTCTGCTTATGCTTCCTGCATGTCAAACGAGGgcactggggcagagggagggactgCTTTGCCAGGGTCTGTGTTCAGCGGTGACTAGACTAGCCCCAGGGTGTCCCGCCTCCTCCCGCCTCCCCCCAGTCAGAGCATCTCAGTGCCTGGGCCATGCTCTACCTCAGAATACAGCTCCCAGCCCTTTGGGGAGCAGTTGTGGCTGGTCTAGGTGGGAAAATGTGTTCCTGGCAGCATGGCCCAGGGACCACTAATGTAACCAGTGTGTGCAGAGCCCAGACTCAGGGgctctggggaggcaggaggaaggcacAGATTTATTCACAGAAGAGCCAGTCATCTAAgcatggaggagggagggcagccaGGTGAGAAGCTTTGACTGGCGAGAAGGCAGGGTTTCAGGTTGGCAGGAGGGGGGCAGCAACAGCTCCCATCCGCTGGGAGGGGCCACGGGTCTGACACAGGTGGTTCTTGCACCCCTCCTACCACCAAGCCCTCTGAGGCGGGTGTGGTTATCCCAGTGTTGAGGAAAACACCTTGACATTTAAATCCTGGAGACAGTAAGAGACGTAGTAGTTATTCATCCAGCACACGTTTATTGAGCTTTTCTGTCTGCATTAACGTCCACAACACCGGAAGTGCTATGGTGACCACGGGAGCACGTTCTTGTCTCAAAGAGCTTAGAATGAAgcatcagacacacacacacccgcacaCCCCTAAAGCTTTTGATATATGCTAAGGAGGGAAATAAGAGCATGCACTGAAAGACAGTGGTTAAGAAAGTGCTAGTTATGTTTAGGGGAGGGGACAGCCTCAGAGACATCCTCTTTGAGGAAGTAACATTTAAGTGGAGATCTGAGGCAAGTAGGTGTTGACTGTAGGGGAAAGGCACATGTaagggccctgaggcaggaaggctGGGCTTGGGAAAGGAGTGAAAGATTGCCAGTCACTGTGATTTTAGCACAGAAGTGAGGACAGAGTGGCAGTAAGGGGAGGCAGAGGCTGATCCCACGGGGCCCGGTGGGCCATGCTGAGGAGTTTGGAGCTTTTCCTTAATGCAGCGGGAAGGGCTTCAAGCCAGCAAGCGACATGACCAGATTTGTCTTACAAAGATAGTTTTAGCTGCTGTTAGAGGATGGATTcaatgggggggagggggagggcaggtggagggaggcTGTTATTGGTGATGGATGACAATGACTTGGTTGGAatggtggcagtggaggtggagagGAGTGGATGAGTTTGAGATTAAATTTGGAGACTAAACCTACGAAGCCTGGGACGGAGAAAAGAGCTGAGCATCCAAGGGGAGGGATGAggatggagtggggagggggaggtgggagtAGCTTAGCCTGGCACTGATGGAGGGACAAGCAGTGGGACCATGGCACCTCAGCTTCTGTTTAACCCCTGAAGCCCATCTTGACCTGGATGCTGTTGGTGTCTTATTACAGCAAAATGACGGGCAGTTGACGGTGATCCAGCTGGTGGGCATGCTCGGGGGCATCGCCGCGGGCATGAAGTACCTGGCCGAGATGAACTGTGTGCCCCGGGACCTGACTGCGTGGAACACTCATCAACAGTAACCTGTGTGCAAGGTGTCCAGCCTTTCCCGCTACCTCCAGGGCGACACCTCAGACCCCACCTACACCAGCTCCTTGGTGAGCCCTTCTGGACCTTCTCGGGTCAAAGTATGGCCTGAGTGACAGGTGGCTGCACATGGCAGGGTTTACTGGGAGGGCCTTGGACCTGAACACACTTGCCCACGTTGGGGAGCCAGGTGCTGGCTGGGCCATTCATCCAGGAGAAACAACGGGAGTTGGCTGTCCAGGTAAGAATTCAGGCACCAGCTGAG from Vicugna pacos chromosome 19, VicPac4, whole genome shotgun sequence encodes the following:
- the LOC140687365 gene encoding ephrin type-A receptor 4a-like isoform X3; translation: MGLFNHPNIIRLEGVVTKSQAVMTITEFMENGSLDLFLRQNDGQLTVIQLVGMLGGIAAGMKYLAEMNCVPRDLTAWNTHQQ